The Haliotis asinina isolate JCU_RB_2024 chromosome 3, JCU_Hal_asi_v2, whole genome shotgun sequence genome segment TTGTTTttaatacatgaaaatatatgttactgGTTTGCATTGCAAGGGAGTAAGCACAGTAGTTGGAATACAAATGCATGTGTGGTACGTGATGAGTGTTAACTTTGACCAACTCTagttgttctcggtgtttcatttgaaGTACATACCCCTTGTAATGCAAACCAGTAATAAAAATATGTAGCTATGATTGTTTGTAGGCAACTTTTATCCTCATTAAACAAAAGTGTGATATTTAAATGTGCAATTGGCAAGGTACAATTATGACTATTCGcagtcttaatttcactttgttGGATTTACCATttagtttaaagtgaaattcatcggcaCATtctcactgcaaacagactgtagtTGTGAGTTCAGTTCAAAAGGGGCTTGGTGAGGTGGAACTGCAAGGAAGCAATGAATCACTAAAGGGTTCTGAATTGCAGGAGATGAAGTTGTGTTCACTGGtgtggtgtgggtgtttgccAATATCAGTGGGATGATCACCTTCCTGCCTGACGGCACCATACACAGTGTTAATGACAACTTCGCCCGCATGCTGTTCGGCTACAGCCAGGAGGAGCTTGTGGGCAAGGTAGGTTGTTGAGGATTAGCGGAATAACTCAACTGGTATGTATTGTTTAAGTGGCACTTTGCAATATAACATTTTATGAGTGATTTATCATAACTAATTACAGAAGACTGTGCAAGCGATTTTATGTGCCCGAGTTCCAGATTAGGCCAACTGAGCTGATGTGTCCTTTTAGGCCTTTGCTGGCCTGTTGTAAAATATAAAGGCACTGAAGTATTTTGCTTTGGGTGTGTCATTCATAATTTCTTGTAGGTGTATAAATAATCTATATATGCGACCAGATCACCCTGACTGGTAGTACGGGATGTATCCATGCTGTTTGTTCCAGGACATCTCCTGTCTGATCCCAGACTTCTACGACATCCTTGACCTTGACGATGGGATCCCCCTTCCCCCACTAGATGATGAGGACGAGGAAGATGTAGTACCAATGAATCTGAAGCCAGATATCTTAGAGGGGAAACTTGGTAAGTTTCAGGAGTATGTGATATGTATGTGTTGAATTCTTCTTTGAGGGGAGGTTAATATTCTTTGAAGGACCTGAGTCATTTGTGTAAAGAAAGATCAACAAGGTACACATTTCTCCATTTTTCCACACTAGCTTTACCACATAAGATGCTCTCCTAAGGCATTTATGATTTCTTAATCTGTATTCCAATATCAAAAGAGTCCTTTTTCCAGATATCATCTCAGAGACTTATCAACAGTTATGTATAAATTACAACCTGTGTTGTacaagacacacaaacacaatacgGTGGGTTTAAGATCATAGATTACATTGCTCTAGTATTTCATAGCTGGCAAGATAATCATTGCGTACACCGTACATCCAAGATCGTTTCTGACATTTGTTAATGTCCAAGACTTTCAGTTGCTTCTGTAGTATTATGATTAGCAGAATAATCACAGCATACACCATGCTGTTTATCCCATATTAATTACTACTGAACTGGTGAAATACAGGTGCACAATAAGTAGTATTGAACAGGTGGTAATTTTAACCTATAAATTATCTTGTGTCGGTCTCAAGAAGCAAGACTAACTTGTATCTTTCCTGCTGACAGAAACGCCACTGAAAGTGAATGGAGAGAGGTGTGATCTTCTCAAGGAGCTGTGTGTGCACAAGCCAGGTGTCACCTCCACGCCCAGAATACCCACAGAGacatcagaacacaggtaactACAGCACTAGCAGGGTTTACTGTTGTAGTTAGTTGTATTTCACACAACCATAGATGTAGTGGACCTAAAGAAGTATGTCATGAAAGTTTGTGATATGCAGCTGTTTATAATCTTAATGTTGGACGACTTTGATGCCCATACAGGAAGGAGGGTACTGTGCCGTTTTATTGATTCTTCCAGTGATTTGTGGTTACATGTCATTGTTAGTTCATCAGCAGAATGATTTGACAAAGAGACCAAAATCAGCCACCTGCCTTGCCTTTTACTTCTTAATGGTTCTTCTTATGAAGAAGATAATGGTGGGATGGCCTGGTGAATAAAACATTCATTGGTCAAGACTTACTTtggatttcccatatgggtacactgtgtgaagttctTTTCTAGTGtcacctgccatgatattgctttcaTATTCCTAATagtgagataaaaccttacttTTGCACATGAGACATCATTGTTATTAAATTGAAGATGTCATTAATAAAGTTTAGTGTTTTGTTGCATAAATACCACAATTCAAATTTCACAATTCACAGATGAAATGATAAGTCTTAATGATATATTTGTTCCTCCTGTCCCACTTTGTGATCCCCTTGTTGGACACTTATTTTGCACTCATTTATTGCCCCTTATTGATAGATATCTGAGATGATAGTTAATGTTACCAAATTTTCTAATTAGGCAAGAGGAAACAAAGGATTCCAAAACGGCAGCAGAAGAATGCAGTAATCGAAACAACAGTCAGAATGGGGATATTGATAAGGTGTTGAGTGAAATGGACAAGCTTGATATCAATAGTGCTAAAAGTGTCAAGTCTCCAGGAGAACCAGAAGAGGACCTCAGTGGTTCTTACCTAGAAGATAAAGATGTTTCTAGTTTGAGTGAGAGCACAGAGGACATTCTGTCTGCTACACCCCCACAGGTTGACTTTGATAAGTCCACAGATACTGACAGCTGTATTTCTGAAGATTCACAGCGAGTAGAGAGCAGTCAGGATCGATACAATGGGGATATCAGCAATGAAATGGACACTAGTGGAGATGTGCTGGCCATGTCATCCGAGAAAGGAATCAATTGCCAAAAACGCAAGCAAAAAGACTTGCTCTTTGAGCTTCAGAAACAAATTTCTAGGAAGCATGAAATGAACAATGGAGACTCAAGTTCCAGCTCTGCTGAAGGATCATATTCTCAGTTTGGGGAACAGATTACAAATCTGCTGCCTTTGTATATGAATAAGACACTAGATTCAACTGGTGATACTCACCTAGATGAAGAGTCAAGTTATTTCAGTCGGGATGGTttagaatctcacccaagttcGGACTCAAGTGGGTCTGCCAAGTCAGCACACAGCAGACTGAGTGGGAAGGGTTGTGAAGACAAGCCTCAACAAACGTCTAGTCAGGCCAGGGATAAAACATCTAACAGGTGAGAGGAATGTCAGGGAAACTGACTATGAACTTTCAAAACATGAGCAGAGGGTTAGTTGGTTGGAATATTGGTTCAACCCTGGTTTGAACCACTACATGTCCTTAGTGTACATATGCCTGTGCTTTCCATTGTGGCTAGGAGTGGCATATGACACACATGccaacaaacatcaagggtacatcaacccatttttcccgagggaccagtgaacaacgtattatTCATACCGAACACtccaatgtttatttttcattatttggAGCATGAGTACAAAACTAGATTTTGGAGAcatcaagaaaaacagatttagagttgtctctcttccattgatttgcatttgcaagACAGTGGTAATTTCCAGACATCATACATGATTCAGTGTAatttgagataaagaattaccACCACAAAGTATCAAATGAGTTCCACATTCTCAGGGGGGTTACATGGAAATGTCTCTTGCAAGTGGGGTACATTTGAAACAGAAGAGTGCTAAGCCAATCAGAGAGCAACacttatgtgtgaggtaagacaaGTAGAGTTGTCTTTGTAGACATGGCAGAGTAGGCTTCTGTAAAAGAAAtgaaaggcgactttgcttgttgTTAGAGCCGACTAATGTGATTgggtggtctggcttgctgatttggttaacacaggtcatcagttcccaattgcgcagatcgatgctcatgtggttgatcactggattgtctggtccagactcaagtgTTGACAGACCGACACCATGCaaccagaatattgctgaatgtggcataaaactcactcactcactgtaaaagAAATGCAACAAAATGTTATGTCAACTAATCATCTTGAGGAACATCATCAATATTAGGTATTTGTGTAGTTTAGTGACAGCTCACAAGGTTTCAGGTAACTGTAAATATGTGTGAAAAATCTCATTATCTTACAgctgcaacagcaacaacagtaaCAACAGTTTCAATGCCCGTccatcttctcggcagtcgggTACACAGACCTCATACACAGAGTGTCCCAGCCAAATTCCAGAGGGCAGTTTCACAGGACAGTGTCGACATAAAGATGGACACAGGCTAGGTGACAATGCATATATGTGTCAGATCAGATTGTAGTATTAGTGTTACCTATTTTTCTATAAGGCTTTTGAAATAGAATTTGTTATCAGAttttcacatttaaaaaaaGAGTTATTAGATGGGCAGCCCTTTCCTGTTTTCAGATTTGGAAAATGCAGCCCTACCTGAATTATGATAATTGCTTGATTGCCTGATACCTTTATCCGTTCATCCAAGTTTAAACGACTGATAGTGGCCATCTTGGTAACTCTTCAGGCAGGGAGACCAAGTGTCCATACACCTGTAATACTTTGAAAGAAATAGAATCAAGAGCACAAAACAAATTATGCATGTTCATCAAAAgttctatttgtgtggaaaacGGAAATAAAAAACATGCTGCAGAATTAGTGATACTTAGGCTGTGCCAGAAAATCATGATATTGTTTTTAATCCTAATGATAAAATAAGAATACGTTTAGTCTCATAGTGTTTTTGATATTCGTGTCACAATGTAGTCCTGGTCTAAATATTATATATGTTGCTGTGTAGGTATCATATTCCAACTGAAGCGAGTGGAGCTGAATGATGGACAGTTTGTGTATTGCATGTGGACATCCCGAGATCCAGAAGAGCCAGGAGAAGGAGGGAGGTCTTATGCCAGTCTCACCCTCGCCTCCAGTCTAAATAGCACTCTTGATAAATCTAACATGAGTCTCGGAGAGGTGGGTACATCTAAGTACCAAGGACTTTCTGACTTAGGAATTCTGGCTATTGTTGCATGTAGTTTGTGTGTTAAATGTAGTGGATTGACCAAgtgatgtttgtattttgtacgATATGACTGTCCTCACTTTGTAGTCATTGTACATATTCCATAGCTTTTGGCTTTCAACTTGGCCTTTGGTATGAATTGTAAATTTCTTATCCCATAGGGATTTAGGAATAATGAGGATACGTTTTAAAGGGTGATGAATAGGATTGAGAGGTCAGCATTGACTGACCTATGACACCCTATCCCTGTTGAAGGGCGGtgaggtaacctagtggttaaagcatttgcttgtcacactggaGACCTGGGCTccattacccacatgggtacaatgtgtgaattccatttctagtgtcccctgtagggacattgctgaaatattcctaGCAGTTTTAGTGTTGTAAAGCTGAACTCACTAACTGTCGATGTTATAAGGGTCATTATTCATAGTTCATAATCCAGACATATAAGAGGAAATGATGATGGGTGCAGCTTCCAGTGACACATAGACAATCTTGCACTTTTATGATAATGATATGAATGTTTTAACATAAACCCTTTTTCTTACCAGTTGTTGACAGACAAGGCAAACTCTGAGTCGAAGACGAACATCTTGGATGATGAGGAGCCCATGGATGATGCAGTGGAGGAGGACAAGGAAGTGGTTGACATGCTTGGATCAGGATTGTATGATGAAATCTATGACACACAGGATTGTATTGGGAAAGGAGCATTTGGCTTTGTCAAGCTGGGCTGTAGGAAGATGGACAAAGAGGAGGTAGGGTCACATCACATGGGTGGGAAAGAAACAGTTGAAAGATTACAGAACGAGACATTTTGATTTGAAGAGGTGGGTGGGTGGTTTTTCAGCTTGGGAGGGGTGATTAGGGTTTAAGATGTTGAAGTAGAGAGGATGGGTGTACCTTGGCCACAGTAGGGAAGGATTGTGTATTAGGGGTGAGGATGGTGGGACTGGATTTAGGGTGTAGAACATCAGTTGTTGAGGGAGAGATGGTGGGTGTAGCTTGGTGAGACAAAGGTGGGATTGGATGGTGGGGCTTGAGTTGGGGTTGAGGGCATCAGGTGTTGAATGAGAGATGTTGTAGGTTGGTGTGTTAGGTCTGAGGGATGTGGACACTAGATAGGTTGGAAGACGATGTGTTGGGGGAGAGGAGAGATGATGGGCAAGAAGTTGAGACAGACACAGAAGAGTAGAGAGGTGAAAGTGGGGAGAAACGATGAGATTGAGGTGGTGAGCAAGGTGTAAATCATAGAGGAAATGTGGATCAAGGAAGGATAGCCCTATGTGGATGACTTTTTTGGGGGTGGAACATGATGGAAGTGATTTGTATTTGATAAGAATTCTCACTGTGTAAAACAGCAGAATCAGTACAAACCAAATACAACTAAATATACAAAACaactacataaatatacacCATAAGTAGTCTTggaaaaatattatattttatatgtattcTTTAGACCTCTCTTCCTCCTTGTTATCACAGGTGGTAGTTAAGTTCATCCGGAGGGGGAAAGTGTTGAAGGACTGTTGGGTGTTTGATGATGCTCATGGCCGTATACCCATGGAGGTCAGTCTGCTGCTCAAGTTGAACCACCCAAACATTGTCAAGGTGAGAGCCCTCTATGCATTCGTGAATGTGTCATCCTTTTGGGATTCTGGGTAGgagcagatcttcaacaacctgTGCTGGCAGTAACAGAATCAGATATATTGGGAGttctcatggttgattgtgtgtCATTGAAACCAAGACGAGGATTGTTGAACACAattatgatcactggattgtctgatctgacTGGCTTATTTACATTTTGCCgttgtaactggaatatttagTGCAGCTGTAAATACACAAATTGGATTTGTTCTCAAATGAACTTGGGCCTGTTTGCACTACATGTGTATTTGACACGAGTTTTGTGTATGTAACAAGCAAAGCAACTACCATTTGTAACAGATTGTATATTTCATACAAAGAAATAGACATACTTCAAATAGGCCCCTTAGATGTAGAGTACCTGCTTGACTTTATGGAATCAGTGAAGGTGCAGCTATAAAACGTGACTAGACATAAACTTGTAAATATTGTTGCAGTTATGCTATAGTGCCACAatacattgttagatatttagCTAACAAGTGATAAATTGAATAGAACTGAGATGTTCAATTTACAGCAGAATTGCTACAATGTCTACAAGATATACAATTGTTTGCTGGGTGACCTGCTATATCTTAAATACATTTAGAAGAACTTATGGGACAGACTTTGTGAGTGTGGATCTGTTGCATGACCTCCAGGTGATAGACGTGTTCCAGAACGAGGAGTTTGTACAGATGGTGATGGAGAAGCATGGCAGTGGGATGGATCTGTTTGAGTTTATTGATCGGAACCCCACGATGGATGAACCGTTGGCCAGCTACATCTTCAGACAGGTGAGTTTAATGCTGGATAGTGCTTCTTGTTGGTACACAACATTCACTTTCTTGTCTATGATTGTTTTAATCTGACAGTGTTTTGTAGGTTTGTACAAGTGCGTGCAGAAATCAAATgataaatatgtagtccaaatcttttgcgtGTGAAATGTTccttacaatcctgaatcattttaaaatttattgtttcttatatgttgctgttttaaggtattttttaaaattaagtagatcagaatctatgtgtgcaaaacatgcacacaaaatattgtttgcatCGTTTTTGTGTGACAGTAGGACGAAACGATGATCTTGTTAGATTTGATTGACTTTTTACTTCACCTTTTGTCTTACTTATGCCTTACTGCTATTCCTGTCATTTACCTTATTATTTGATCACCCTTATATCTTATAATTTGTCCACCCTTACATATTATCATTTGTCCATCCTTCTACCTTACTGTTTGTCCATCCTTCTACCTTACCTGTTGTCCTTCCTAATGCCTCACTGTTTGTCCATCCTTTACTGTTTGTCCACCCTTCTACctcattgtttttctttccttcTACCTTACTATTTGTCCATCCTTCTACCATACTGTTTGTTCATCCTTATACCGTACCGTTTGTCCACCCTTATAACTTACCATTTGTACATCCTAATACCTCACCTTTTTTCCATCCTTCTATCCTACTGTTTGTCCATCCTTCTACCTCGCTGTTTGTCCATCCTAATACCTGTTTGTCTATCCTTCTACCTTACCATTTTCCCACCCTTTTAGCTTAATGTTTGCCCATCCTTATACCTTACTGTCCATCCACCCTAAGACCTTTCCGTTTGTCCATCATTATAACGTACCATTTGTACATCCTAATCCCTC includes the following:
- the LOC137276658 gene encoding PAS domain-containing serine/threonine-protein kinase-like; amino-acid sequence: MFGDRLLKSSPFLHQKSQLNNKHLNISGKPMFMDKMVFGSPSYPSPLDRVRTGRRDRALQMGIATNKEESFEANQSFPKVTKSKLQPEIPATPVNLKNFQCDGLNDVSFSPGLCKGSFAATPDPYSSGMSLNQSWSFYNYIGGGQSGMVFPTTVRNPNKAICTIDANTSEILVANEMACELFSYEQDELLGRRLRDLIHLKPRDQQTMVESHLELNGELIDISGKVVDAVDSNGLILPVSMWVKKLEVLKEPRCLCVMEPVERTVATVKFDTKGCILGCDQTLASLYGFPNPEEVSGLHMKDLIPAFKCPVSRLSLDKETRKQRATGRTRDGSMFPLSIVVKPTDEDRDRRNIPPDERDEVVFTGVVWVFANISGMITFLPDGTIHSVNDNFARMLFGYSQEELVGKDISCLIPDFYDILDLDDGIPLPPLDDEDEEDVVPMNLKPDILEGKLETPLKVNGERCDLLKELCVHKPGVTSTPRIPTETSEHRQEETKDSKTAAEECSNRNNSQNGDIDKVLSEMDKLDINSAKSVKSPGEPEEDLSGSYLEDKDVSSLSESTEDILSATPPQVDFDKSTDTDSCISEDSQRVESSQDRYNGDISNEMDTSGDVLAMSSEKGINCQKRKQKDLLFELQKQISRKHEMNNGDSSSSSAEGSYSQFGEQITNLLPLYMNKTLDSTGDTHLDEESSYFSRDGLESHPSSDSSGSAKSAHSRLSGKGCEDKPQQTSSQARDKTSNSCNSNNSNNSFNARPSSRQSGTQTSYTECPSQIPEGSFTGQCRHKDGHRLGIIFQLKRVELNDGQFVYCMWTSRDPEEPGEGGRSYASLTLASSLNSTLDKSNMSLGELLTDKANSESKTNILDDEEPMDDAVEEDKEVVDMLGSGLYDEIYDTQDCIGKGAFGFVKLGCRKMDKEEVVVKFIRRGKVLKDCWVFDDAHGRIPMEVSLLLKLNHPNIVKVIDVFQNEEFVQMVMEKHGSGMDLFEFIDRNPTMDEPLASYIFRQMVAGVSYLHSKNIVHRDIKDENIIVDERFRIKLIDFGAATYMRGEKLFGTFCGTLEYCSPEVLLGNKYRGPELEMWSMGVTLYTLVFGENPFFDVEETIQCKLKPPFGVSRSLMFLVTWMLHRDPVCRATIKDVERNAWVKQEVDIQQYKWEEVLPNSEFHGNNAADNRPDSPSDLPPANVPGFKPYQPDSDDSDLQEKLKEVLEIDTSFTTGYV